The proteins below are encoded in one region of Dioscorea cayenensis subsp. rotundata cultivar TDr96_F1 chromosome 18, TDr96_F1_v2_PseudoChromosome.rev07_lg8_w22 25.fasta, whole genome shotgun sequence:
- the LOC120282994 gene encoding mannose-specific lectin-like has product MATIQQVLQTLLLLFSIQLAFLICSGLGSNFMIGGDVLTAGGQNLTYMEYSLTLQSDCNLVLKNGSTRVWETMTGGYSAECYVTLDLNGKLAVWHPRFRYPLWSSGIMSQVGYYALVLRYDGTLRIVGWTWTKTTESVLYSGDVAPIGTTIVNGNNELTLLDDCNLVLNGDGATKWQTGVTDRTMHDCYVNLEANGELRVKHWGGDVLWTNRVASPTYLGVCSRAAKPTPCSLSMAPVIWSNVISGAVSGKIDTVSAD; this is encoded by the exons ATGGCAACAATCCAGCAGGTCCTCCAAACCCTTCTGCTTCTCTTTAGCATTCAGCTCGCCTTCCTCATCTGCTCTGGTTTAGGTTCCAACTTCATGATCGGAGGCGACGTCCTGACAGCGGGGGGCCAAAACCTGACGTACATGGAATACTCCCTGACCCTGCAATCTGATTGCAACCTCGTCCTGAAAAATGGCAGCACAAGAGTGTGGGAAACCATGACAGGGGGCTATTCAGCTGAGTGCTACGTCACTCTGGACCTGAACGGCAAACTCGCCGTTTGGCACCCACGTTTTCGCTACCCACTCTGGAGCAGCGGCATTATGTCCCAAGTTGGGTACTATGCCCTCGTCCTCCGCTATGACGGCACCCTTC GGATTGTTGGTTGGACTTGGACGAAGACCACTGAGTCAGTGCTCTACTCCGGTGATGTAGCACCCATCGGAACCACGATCGTTAATGGGAACAATGAACTCACACTGCTGGACGACTGCAACCTGGTGCTCAACGGCGACGGAGCCACAAAATGGCAGACTGGTGTCACTGACCGAACCATGCATGACTGTTACGTTAACTTGGAAGCTAATGGTGAGTTGAGAGTGAAGCATTGGGGTGGTGATGTTCTCTGGACTAACAGAGTGGCTTCACCCACGTATCTCGGAGTTTGTTCTCGTGCTGCAAAACCAACGCCATGCTCACTGTCTATGGCCCCTGTAATCTGGTCTAATGTCATCTCCGGTGCTGTTTCCGGCAAGATTGACACGGTCTCTGCCGACTAA
- the LOC120282993 gene encoding mannose-specific lectin CEA-like, translating into MATVQVLRTLLTLFSFQLAVLISPGLASNSMITGGYLTEGQNLTYREYTLTMQSDCNLVLKNGSTVIWETMTGGYGQGCYLTLSQNGKLYLYARYGMYSYAIWNSRTESQYGTYALVLRYDGTLRIYGPNIWTASSSSAQPLSTTGTGLVNCKVTDSVLYSGDVAPIGTTIVNGGNVLTLQYDCNLVLTSDGVTKWQTGVTDNTLHDCFVNLEANGEFRVKHWGGDLLWTNGVAATVYAEFVLVLQSNADLGVYGPEIWSSVSASGIGKPSADHGIEMVTDK; encoded by the coding sequence ATGGCGACAGTCCAGGTCCTTCGAACACTTCTGACTCTCTTTAGCTTTCAGCTCGCCGTCCTTATCTCCCCTGGTTTGGCTTCCAACTCCATGATCACCGGCGGCTACCTGACAGAGGGCCAAAACCTGACGTACAGGGAATACACCCTGACTATGCAATCAGACTGCAACCTTGTCCTTAAAAACGGGAGCACAGTAATCTGGGAGACCATGACCGGTGGCTATGGGCAAGGGTGCTACCTCACTCTCTCCCAGAATGGCAAACTCTACCTCTACGCTCGGTACGGTATGTACAGTTACGCCATCTGGAACAGCCGCACAGAGTCCCAGTATGGGACCTATGCCCTCGTCCTCCGGTATGATGGTACCCTCCGCATATACGGCCCCAATATTTGGACAGCCAGCTCTTCATCAGCACAGCCACTCAGCACCACCGGAACAGGCTTAGTCAATTGTAAGGTCACCGATTCAGTGCTATACTCCGGTGATGTAGCCCCCATCGGCACCACCATCGTGAATGGTGGCAACGTGCTCACACTGCAGTACGACTGCAACCTGGTGCTCACCAGTGACGGAGTCACAAAATGGCAGACTGGTGTGACCGACAACACTTTGCATGACTGTTTCGTTAACCTGGAAGCAAACGGTGAGTTTAGAGTGAAGCATTGGGGTGGTGATTTACTCTGGACCAACGGAGTGGCTGCAACCGTGTATGCGGAGTTCGTTCTTGTACTGCAGTCTAATGCGGATCTCGGCGTCTATGGGCCTGAAATCTGGTCCAGCGTCTCTGCATCTGGCATTGGCAAACCTAGTGCTGATCATGGGATTGAGATGGTCACCGATAAGTAG